A genomic window from Caballeronia sp. SBC1 includes:
- a CDS encoding complex I NDUFA9 subunit family protein, whose protein sequence is MRHQTIALIGGSGFIGSHLVNALVELGKNVRIATRRRENAAHLTLLPVDVIETNVYDPVQLAAFVSQADAVINLVGILQGKRGDPYGPQFAKAHVELPNKIVAACQGKGVRRLIHMSALGADPKGPSMYLRSKGDGEKAVRESNLATTIFRPSVVFGPEDNFLNQFAFLERIFPVIPLACSQAKFQPIFVGDVAKAFANVLDLDAAAGRVYELAGPTVYTLEELVRFSGAAIGKNARIIRLPDSLGRLQAMSLELAPGEPMMSRDNLDSMKTPNIASGPMAPELGIEPASIEAIAPMYLTGSSSRSRFNTFRASAGR, encoded by the coding sequence ATGCGACATCAAACCATTGCGTTGATCGGCGGATCAGGGTTTATCGGCAGTCATCTGGTGAATGCGCTTGTCGAGCTTGGCAAGAACGTGCGCATTGCCACGCGGCGTCGCGAGAATGCGGCGCATCTGACGCTGCTGCCTGTGGATGTGATCGAAACCAATGTCTACGATCCCGTCCAGCTTGCTGCCTTCGTCTCCCAAGCCGACGCAGTCATCAACCTGGTCGGCATTCTGCAAGGCAAGCGCGGCGATCCTTACGGTCCACAATTCGCCAAGGCGCACGTTGAGCTGCCCAACAAGATTGTGGCCGCGTGTCAGGGGAAAGGTGTGCGGCGCTTGATCCACATGAGCGCGCTAGGCGCGGATCCGAAAGGGCCGAGCATGTATCTGCGTTCGAAGGGCGACGGCGAAAAGGCGGTGCGCGAATCGAATCTGGCGACCACGATTTTTCGTCCCTCCGTGGTGTTCGGTCCCGAAGACAATTTCCTGAACCAGTTCGCGTTTCTCGAGCGGATTTTTCCGGTGATTCCTCTGGCGTGTTCGCAGGCAAAGTTCCAGCCGATTTTTGTAGGCGATGTAGCCAAGGCGTTCGCCAACGTGCTCGATCTCGATGCCGCCGCCGGCCGTGTATACGAGCTTGCCGGGCCGACGGTGTACACACTCGAAGAACTGGTCCGGTTCAGCGGCGCGGCAATCGGCAAAAACGCGAGGATTATCCGTTTGCCCGACAGCCTCGGCCGTCTCCAGGCGATGTCGCTAGAACTCGCGCCCGGTGAACCCATGATGTCGCGCGATAATCTCGATTCGATGAAAACGCCCAACATAGCAAGCGGGCCAATGGCGCCGGAACTCGGCATTGAACCGGCGAGTATTGAAGCCATTGCGCCCATGTACCTCACGGGTTCGTCGTCGCGTTCGCGCTTCAATACGTTTCGCGCGTCGGCCGGGCGTTGA
- a CDS encoding retroviral-like aspartic protease family protein: MPKADVLNESKKLVFTALGALFFGAVLFSTDSVAQLTPVPMYLPGGVVRVYAPLQSRFRRPPSAELPLPTFPGDPTPSSALYPGQPTPWHRQSTEDDPDQVLPVGAQATQPAQSAQASSACQLKLEATLPMTKVLSHYTVPVDIDGHSYPMMVDSGAERTSLEPGIADSLHLAEDSDHASETKGVGGSVGYEYPRIIPSLKLGSSEWIDLRVLAVSSGAVAPEAQASSPVGILGANVLSRYDVEFDFPGRTLSLYTASGCIGRFAPWQGDYQAYSADKTRGNRFILNVALNGHPLRAYVDTGTDLSLVTTAAADLAGVDSVALAHDPQSSGSGFGGMRIGTYRHKFSMTIGMVNYPNAPLTVVNTSFQDAGMLLGTDFMRNRRVWLSYSTGWVFMQTVGDESDPAKEPGGAGLSFKHSFHVPRNNGAARLVAAGVPQS, from the coding sequence ATGCCGAAAGCTGATGTCCTCAACGAGAGCAAAAAGCTCGTATTTACTGCGCTCGGTGCGCTTTTCTTCGGCGCGGTGTTGTTCTCAACTGACAGCGTGGCTCAGTTGACGCCTGTTCCAATGTATTTGCCGGGGGGTGTAGTCCGCGTATATGCGCCGCTCCAATCCAGGTTTCGCAGGCCGCCGTCGGCAGAACTCCCTTTGCCGACGTTTCCCGGGGACCCGACACCTTCGTCGGCGCTTTATCCTGGTCAGCCGACACCCTGGCATCGGCAATCCACGGAAGATGACCCCGATCAAGTCCTGCCTGTGGGCGCTCAAGCCACACAACCCGCACAATCTGCGCAGGCGAGCAGCGCGTGCCAGCTCAAGCTCGAGGCGACGCTTCCGATGACAAAGGTATTGAGTCACTACACGGTGCCCGTCGATATCGACGGACATTCGTACCCGATGATGGTCGATTCGGGGGCCGAGCGTACGTCACTTGAGCCGGGCATTGCAGACAGCTTGCATCTTGCGGAGGACTCGGACCACGCGTCTGAGACGAAGGGTGTTGGTGGCAGTGTCGGGTATGAATACCCCCGGATTATCCCGTCGCTGAAACTCGGATCGTCGGAATGGATCGATCTGCGGGTGCTCGCTGTCTCGAGCGGCGCAGTGGCACCGGAGGCGCAAGCGTCTTCGCCGGTCGGCATTCTCGGTGCGAATGTTCTGAGCCGCTATGACGTGGAGTTCGACTTTCCCGGCCGCACCCTGTCGCTATACACCGCATCCGGCTGCATTGGCCGTTTCGCGCCGTGGCAAGGTGACTATCAGGCGTACTCCGCCGATAAAACCCGCGGCAATCGATTTATCCTGAATGTGGCGCTCAATGGGCATCCGCTGCGAGCCTATGTGGATACCGGCACGGATCTTTCGCTCGTGACAACAGCGGCCGCGGACTTGGCCGGCGTGGATTCTGTCGCGCTGGCACACGATCCTCAATCGTCCGGTTCAGGTTTTGGCGGCATGCGGATCGGTACTTACCGGCACAAGTTTTCGATGACCATCGGCATGGTGAACTATCCGAACGCGCCGCTGACAGTGGTGAACACAAGCTTCCAGGACGCGGGCATGCTGCTTGGCACGGACTTTATGAGGAACCGGCGGGTATGGCTATCGTATTCGACCGGTTGGGTGTTCATGCAAACCGTCGGCGACGAGAGTGATCCCGCAAAGGAACCGGGCGGCGCCGGCTTGTCGTTCAAACACTCATTTCATGTGCCTCGCAACAACGGGGCCGCGCGCCTGGTTGCGGCCGGAGTTCCGCAGTCGTAG
- a CDS encoding SDR family oxidoreductase, whose translation MSVSSSTSPDSSTPKARVVLITGAAKRIGRGLALGFAARGWDVAVHFGGSEGEAQEVVQSIRALGRRAVALHADLGVESDVVRLVPACIDAFGGLHCVVNNASSFVEDTARDFSYPRLLEMMAINVGAPLALARALYDATPDAAVDDETQRGCVINVLDQKLYNMNPDYLSYTLTKAALENATVALAQALAPKLRVVGLAPGLTLQSAGQTASEFEAAHKVTPLGRASRVEDVVAAACYLADAAGVTGTTLVVDGGQHLVPSPRDIMFLTTGRAPGGGV comes from the coding sequence ATGAGCGTTTCTTCGTCCACTTCTCCAGATTCTTCCACGCCGAAAGCCCGCGTGGTGCTGATCACCGGCGCGGCTAAGCGCATCGGCCGTGGGCTGGCGCTCGGTTTCGCCGCGCGCGGCTGGGACGTTGCCGTGCATTTTGGCGGTTCCGAGGGCGAGGCGCAGGAAGTCGTCCAATCGATACGCGCCCTTGGCCGCCGGGCCGTCGCGCTGCACGCGGATCTCGGCGTGGAAAGCGACGTGGTGCGGCTGGTGCCGGCGTGTATCGACGCGTTCGGTGGTCTGCATTGCGTGGTGAACAACGCGTCGAGTTTTGTCGAAGATACGGCGCGCGACTTCAGCTACCCGCGCCTGCTCGAGATGATGGCGATCAACGTTGGTGCGCCATTGGCGTTGGCGCGTGCGCTGTACGACGCCACGCCCGATGCCGCCGTCGATGATGAAACCCAGCGCGGCTGCGTCATCAATGTGCTCGACCAGAAGCTGTACAACATGAATCCCGATTATTTGTCGTACACGCTGACCAAGGCGGCGCTGGAAAACGCAACCGTCGCGCTGGCTCAGGCGCTTGCGCCGAAGTTGCGCGTAGTCGGGCTGGCGCCGGGCCTCACGCTGCAATCCGCGGGTCAGACAGCCAGCGAATTCGAGGCCGCGCACAAGGTCACACCGTTGGGCCGGGCTTCGCGGGTGGAGGATGTGGTTGCCGCCGCTTGTTATCTCGCCGACGCGGCGGGCGTGACGGGCACGACGCTGGTAGTGGACGGCGGGCAGCACCTTGTGCCGTCGCCGCGCGACATCATGTTTTTGACCACCGGCCGCGCTCCAGGCGGCGGCGTTTAG
- a CDS encoding glutathione S-transferase family protein, translating into MKLVIGDKNVSSWSMRPWLVLKHFGIPFEEIMIRLARPDSSANILAHSPSGKVPCLVTDAGDAVWESAAIMETLAELFPQHAMWPRDASARAHARSISAEMHAGFADLREQMSMNIQRQDFGVELSAGALANVKRIDLIWRDCLKAHGGPFLFGKEFGIADAMFAPVVMRFNSYAPKLSETALAYAARITALPEVAEWIEGARNER; encoded by the coding sequence ATGAAACTCGTTATTGGTGACAAGAATGTGTCGTCGTGGTCCATGCGGCCGTGGCTCGTGCTCAAGCACTTTGGCATTCCTTTCGAGGAGATCATGATCCGCCTCGCGCGGCCGGATTCCAGCGCGAATATCCTCGCGCATTCGCCATCGGGGAAAGTGCCTTGCCTCGTGACCGATGCCGGCGACGCCGTGTGGGAATCGGCCGCGATCATGGAGACCTTGGCCGAGCTCTTCCCGCAGCACGCCATGTGGCCGCGCGATGCAAGCGCGCGGGCGCACGCACGCAGCATCAGCGCGGAAATGCATGCGGGTTTTGCTGATCTGCGCGAACAGATGTCGATGAATATCCAGCGCCAGGATTTCGGTGTGGAACTCTCGGCGGGCGCGCTCGCGAACGTGAAACGGATCGACCTGATCTGGCGCGATTGCCTCAAGGCGCACGGTGGTCCGTTCCTGTTCGGCAAGGAGTTCGGCATTGCCGACGCCATGTTCGCGCCGGTCGTCATGCGCTTCAATTCCTACGCGCCCAAGCTGAGCGAAACGGCGCTCGCTTACGCCGCCCGCATCACGGCACTGCCGGAGGTGGCGGAGTGGATTGAAGGCGCACGGAACGAGCGATGA
- a CDS encoding class I SAM-dependent methyltransferase, with protein sequence MNPKAHESDSLPAPGPDALAQSELLTERIRAEIALAGGWLPFSRYMELALYAPGLGYYSGGSMKFGKRGDDGSDFVTAPEMSPLFSATLARPVAQALRDSGTRNLMEFGAGTGKLAAGLLNALQALDVPFDSYAIVDLSGELQQRQRATIKADAPELASKVNWLSALPEHFEGVVIGNEVLDAMPVRLVVRKLGVWHERGVSWTNNRFTFDDKPLLAALDDPLLAEIDATIDEVNDEPFAEYLSETHEAALAFTRTICTMLTRGAAFFIDYGFPRREFYHAQRAQGTLMCHYRHRAHGDPFLYPGLQDITAHVEFSGIAEAGTEAGADLLGFTSQARFLMNAGITDALEDLDPSDVRRFLPAANAVQKLLSEAEMGELFKVIAFSRGIDDTLAAFSSGDRSHTL encoded by the coding sequence ATGAATCCAAAAGCTCACGAATCCGACAGTTTACCTGCTCCCGGCCCCGACGCGCTCGCGCAGTCCGAGTTGCTAACAGAACGCATTCGCGCGGAAATCGCGTTGGCGGGCGGCTGGCTGCCGTTCAGCCGGTATATGGAACTGGCCCTTTATGCGCCCGGCCTCGGCTATTACAGCGGAGGTTCGATGAAATTCGGCAAGCGCGGCGACGATGGCAGTGACTTTGTCACCGCGCCGGAAATGTCGCCGCTGTTCTCGGCCACGCTGGCACGGCCAGTCGCTCAAGCCTTACGCGACAGCGGTACGCGCAATTTGATGGAATTTGGCGCGGGCACGGGGAAACTCGCCGCCGGCTTGCTGAACGCGCTTCAAGCGCTGGATGTTCCCTTCGATAGCTACGCGATCGTGGATCTGTCAGGTGAATTGCAGCAACGCCAGCGGGCGACGATTAAAGCCGATGCGCCAGAACTGGCATCGAAGGTGAATTGGCTTAGCGCGTTGCCAGAGCATTTTGAAGGCGTGGTGATCGGCAACGAAGTGCTCGACGCCATGCCCGTGCGCCTGGTCGTGCGCAAACTGGGCGTGTGGCATGAGCGCGGCGTGTCGTGGACGAACAACCGTTTCACGTTCGACGACAAACCCTTACTAGCCGCGCTGGACGACCCGCTGCTGGCCGAAATAGATGCGACCATCGATGAAGTCAACGACGAGCCGTTCGCGGAATACCTGAGCGAAACGCACGAAGCCGCGCTGGCTTTCACGCGCACCATTTGCACGATGCTTACGCGCGGCGCGGCGTTTTTCATCGATTACGGCTTTCCGCGGCGCGAGTTTTATCACGCTCAGCGCGCGCAAGGCACGCTTATGTGCCATTACCGGCATCGGGCGCACGGCGATCCGTTCTTGTATCCTGGGCTGCAGGACATCACGGCGCACGTGGAGTTTTCGGGAATCGCGGAAGCGGGTACGGAAGCGGGCGCCGATCTGCTCGGCTTTACGTCGCAGGCGCGTTTTCTGATGAACGCCGGCATTACCGATGCGCTTGAGGACCTCGATCCCAGTGATGTCCGGCGCTTTCTGCCCGCGGCCAATGCGGTTCAGAAGTTGTTATCGGAGGCGGAAATGGGCGAGTTGTTCAAGGTGATTGCGTTCTCGCGCGGCATTGACGACACGCTGGCCGCGTTCTCGTCCGGCGACCGCTCACATACTTTATGA
- the glmU gene encoding bifunctional UDP-N-acetylglucosamine diphosphorylase/glucosamine-1-phosphate N-acetyltransferase GlmU yields MNIVILAAGTGKRMRSALPKVLHPLAGRPLLSHVLDVARALKPTRLVVVIGHGAEQVQKAVGAPDVQFAVQDQQLGTGHAVQQALSLLDLSVPTLILYGDVPLTRVSTLQRLADAASDGRYGVLTVTLDDPTGYGRIVRDPTGAVLRIVEQKDANADQLKIAEINTGIVITPTAQLGEWLASLKNDNVQGEFYLTDVVERALEAGIEVVTSQPDEEWETLGVNSKQQLAELERIHQGNVAEALLVAGVTLLDPARIDVRGTLTCGRDVSIDVNCVFEGDVTLADNVSVGPNCVIRNASIGAGTRIDAFTHIEGGTTGANVVLGPYARLRPGAVLGDEAHVGNFVEVKNAVFGRGSKANHLSYIGDSDIGARVNIGAGTITCNYDGANKFRTVIEDDVFIGSDTQLVAPVRVGRGASIAAGTTVWKDVAEDQLVLNEKTQVSKSGYVRPTKKKA; encoded by the coding sequence ATGAACATTGTGATTTTGGCGGCAGGCACGGGCAAGCGCATGCGTTCCGCCTTGCCGAAAGTCCTTCATCCCCTGGCTGGCCGGCCGCTCCTCTCCCATGTGCTCGACGTTGCGCGTGCGCTCAAGCCCACACGGCTTGTCGTCGTGATCGGACATGGGGCGGAACAGGTTCAGAAGGCAGTCGGCGCGCCCGACGTCCAGTTCGCCGTGCAGGATCAGCAACTGGGCACCGGCCACGCGGTTCAGCAAGCGCTGTCGCTGCTTGACCTTTCCGTGCCTACGCTCATTCTTTACGGCGACGTGCCGCTCACTCGCGTCAGCACGCTGCAACGCCTGGCCGATGCCGCGTCAGACGGCCGCTACGGTGTTCTGACGGTCACACTGGACGATCCGACCGGGTACGGACGCATCGTGCGTGATCCGACCGGCGCGGTGCTGCGGATTGTCGAGCAGAAAGATGCAAACGCCGACCAGCTCAAGATTGCCGAGATCAATACCGGCATTGTCATTACACCGACCGCGCAGTTGGGCGAATGGCTGGCATCGCTTAAAAACGACAACGTGCAGGGCGAGTTTTATCTCACCGATGTCGTCGAGCGCGCGCTCGAAGCCGGCATTGAAGTCGTCACGTCGCAACCGGACGAAGAGTGGGAAACGCTCGGCGTGAACAGCAAGCAGCAACTCGCCGAACTCGAGCGGATTCATCAGGGCAATGTTGCCGAGGCGCTGCTGGTTGCCGGCGTCACGCTGCTGGACCCCGCGCGCATTGATGTACGCGGCACGCTGACCTGCGGACGCGATGTGTCTATCGACGTGAATTGCGTCTTCGAAGGTGATGTGACGCTGGCGGATAACGTGAGCGTCGGCCCGAATTGCGTGATTCGCAATGCATCGATTGGCGCAGGCACGCGTATTGATGCGTTCACGCACATTGAAGGCGGCACGACCGGCGCGAACGTCGTGTTGGGACCGTATGCGCGCTTGCGGCCCGGCGCGGTGCTCGGCGATGAAGCGCACGTTGGCAACTTCGTCGAAGTGAAAAACGCGGTGTTCGGGCGTGGGTCGAAGGCGAACCATTTGAGTTATATCGGCGACTCGGATATTGGGGCGCGAGTCAATATCGGCGCGGGGACGATCACGTGTAATTACGATGGCGCGAACAAATTCCGCACGGTGATCGAGGACGACGTGTTCATCGGCTCCGATACCCAACTGGTTGCGCCGGTACGCGTGGGGCGTGGTGCGTCCATCGCGGCCGGGACGACCGTTTGGAAGGATGTCGCGGAAGACCAGCTCGTGCTGAACGAAAAAACTCAGGTCAGTAAGAGCGGTTACGTACGGCCGACAAAAAAGAAAGCTTGA
- the ttcA gene encoding tRNA 2-thiocytidine(32) synthetase TtcA: MREPMTRREQKQAYENNKLFKRLARQVGEAVTDYNMIEDGDKVMVCLSGGKDSYAMLELLMRLRERAPINFDIVAVNLDQKQPGFPEHVLPEYLSKLDIPFHIENQDTYSIVKRLVPEGKTTCSLCSRLRRGILYRVAGELGATKIALGHHRDDILQTLLLNMFYGGKLKGMPPKLQSDDGKNIVIRPLAYVKERDLEKFAELREFPIIPCNLCGSQPNLKRAEMKALIRDWEKRFPGRVENMFNALGHVVPSHLMDHGLFPFAGLRTTGVADPAGDIAFDEDPCSTEAPSQTISIVQFDDI, translated from the coding sequence ATGCGCGAACCGATGACGCGCCGCGAGCAGAAGCAAGCCTACGAGAACAACAAGTTGTTCAAGCGGCTGGCGCGCCAGGTGGGCGAGGCCGTCACCGACTACAACATGATCGAAGACGGCGACAAGGTCATGGTCTGCCTGTCCGGCGGCAAGGATTCGTACGCCATGCTCGAACTCCTGATGCGGCTGCGCGAACGCGCGCCGATCAACTTCGACATCGTGGCGGTGAATCTCGACCAGAAGCAGCCGGGGTTTCCGGAGCATGTGCTGCCCGAGTATTTGAGCAAGCTGGATATTCCGTTTCATATCGAAAATCAGGATACGTACAGCATCGTCAAGCGGCTGGTGCCGGAAGGCAAGACAACGTGTTCGCTGTGTTCGAGACTGCGGCGCGGGATCTTGTATCGCGTGGCGGGTGAGCTTGGGGCGACGAAAATCGCGCTTGGGCATCATCGCGACGACATTTTGCAGACGTTGCTGCTGAATATGTTCTACGGCGGCAAGCTGAAGGGCATGCCACCGAAACTGCAATCCGATGATGGCAAGAACATCGTGATTCGCCCGTTGGCGTATGTGAAGGAACGGGATCTGGAGAAATTCGCGGAGTTGCGCGAGTTCCCGATCATTCCGTGCAATTTGTGCGGCAGCCAGCCGAACCTGAAGCGCGCGGAAATGAAGGCGCTGATCCGCGATTGGGAAAAGCGTTTCCCGGGGCGCGTGGAGAATATGTTCAACGCGCTGGGGCATGTGGTGCCGTCGCATCTGATGGATCACGGGCTGTTTCCGTTCGCCGGATTGCGCACGACGGGTGTGGCGGACCCGGCTGGGGACATCGCGTTCGATGAAGACCCGTGTTCGACCGAAGCACCGTCGCAGACCATTTCGATTGTTCAGTTCGACGATATTTGA
- a CDS encoding DUF2905 domain-containing protein, whose translation MIRWVLTTFIALSILSGCLPWMKKLGIGRLPGDFTLRLFGREYPFPFMSTILLSLVLSLLARAL comes from the coding sequence ATGATCCGCTGGGTACTCACCACGTTCATTGCGTTGTCGATTCTCTCGGGGTGTTTGCCGTGGATGAAAAAACTCGGCATCGGCAGATTACCCGGCGATTTCACGCTGCGACTTTTCGGACGGGAATATCCGTTCCCGTTCATGTCGACCATTTTGCTGTCGCTCGTGCTGTCGTTGCTGGCGCGGGCGCTTTGA
- a CDS encoding dihydroneopterin aldolase, producing MLAALSHPRLADCRRLFLRNYEVRINIGVHDFEKQGEQRVVINVELFVPLALSTPTEDKLREVVDYDFMRSTIAKRVGKGHIHLQETLCDDVAAALLEHPNVRAVVVSTEKPDVYPDCDAVGVEVFRIKEVTA from the coding sequence ATGCTTGCCGCACTTTCGCATCCCCGGCTGGCCGATTGCCGGCGGCTTTTTCTGCGCAATTACGAAGTGCGCATCAACATTGGCGTGCACGATTTCGAAAAGCAGGGCGAGCAGCGCGTGGTGATCAACGTGGAATTGTTCGTGCCGCTGGCGTTATCGACGCCGACAGAGGACAAGCTGCGCGAAGTCGTCGATTACGACTTCATGCGCTCGACCATCGCCAAGCGCGTAGGCAAAGGGCATATCCACCTGCAGGAAACGCTCTGCGATGACGTCGCTGCCGCGCTGCTCGAACATCCGAATGTGCGCGCGGTGGTGGTATCGACGGAAAAGCCGGACGTTTATCCCGACTGCGATGCCGTGGGCGTCGAAGTCTTTCGCATCAAAGAGGTGACAGCATGA
- a CDS encoding multifunctional CCA addition/repair protein: MNIYAVGGAIRDDMLGLPVQDRDYVVVGATPEQMTAQGFKPVGKDFPVFLHPQTHEEYALARTERKTSAGYHGFQFFYAPDVTLEEDLARRDLTVNAMAREVRPDGELTGPVIDPFNGRADVQAHVFRHVGDAFIEDPVRILRIARFAARFADFTIADETLALMKRMVADGEVDALVPERVWQEVSRGLMEKTPSRMFDVLRECGALVRILPEVDSLWGVPQRADYHPEVDTGVHVMMVVDYAAAHGYALPVRFAALTHDLGKATTPDDILPRHIGHEGRSVDLLKPLCERLRVPNECRDLALLVAREHGNIHRVMEFGAAALVRLFERCDALRKPARFAEALQACVSDARGRLGLSQQPYPQAERLREALVAARSVDAGAVAQQYANEPGKIKDAVHAARVAAVDAVL; this comes from the coding sequence ATGAACATTTATGCCGTGGGCGGCGCGATCCGCGATGACATGCTCGGCCTGCCGGTTCAGGACCGTGATTACGTCGTGGTCGGTGCGACGCCCGAGCAGATGACGGCGCAGGGTTTCAAGCCGGTCGGCAAGGATTTCCCCGTGTTCTTGCATCCGCAAACGCATGAGGAATATGCGCTCGCGCGGACCGAGCGGAAGACATCGGCGGGATATCACGGCTTTCAGTTTTTCTACGCACCCGACGTCACGCTCGAAGAAGATCTCGCGCGCCGCGACCTGACCGTCAACGCAATGGCGCGTGAAGTGCGGCCGGACGGCGAGCTGACCGGGCCGGTGATCGATCCGTTCAATGGCCGCGCCGACGTGCAAGCGCATGTGTTCCGGCATGTGGGTGACGCGTTTATCGAAGATCCGGTGCGGATTCTGCGCATTGCGCGGTTTGCGGCGCGCTTTGCGGATTTCACCATCGCCGACGAAACGCTCGCGCTGATGAAACGCATGGTCGCGGATGGCGAAGTCGATGCGCTCGTGCCCGAGCGCGTGTGGCAGGAAGTGTCGCGTGGCTTGATGGAGAAGACACCGTCGCGGATGTTCGACGTGCTGCGCGAATGCGGCGCGCTCGTGCGGATTCTGCCGGAGGTGGATTCACTATGGGGCGTGCCGCAACGCGCTGACTATCACCCGGAAGTCGATACCGGCGTGCACGTGATGATGGTCGTGGACTACGCTGCGGCGCACGGTTATGCGCTGCCAGTTCGCTTCGCCGCGCTGACCCATGATCTCGGCAAGGCGACCACGCCGGACGACATCTTGCCGCGTCACATCGGCCATGAAGGGCGTAGCGTCGATCTGCTGAAGCCGTTGTGCGAGCGCTTGCGCGTGCCGAACGAGTGTCGCGATCTCGCGCTGCTGGTGGCGCGGGAGCACGGCAATATTCATCGGGTGATGGAGTTTGGGGCGGCGGCGCTGGTGCGTTTGTTTGAGCGTTGCGACGCGCTGCGCAAGCCCGCGCGGTTTGCTGAAGCGCTGCAAGCCTGTGTCTCCGATGCCCGCGGCCGGCTCGGTTTGAGCCAGCAACCGTATCCGCAGGCCGAGCGCTTGCGCGAAGCGTTGGTGGCAGCGCGTTCAGTCGATGCCGGCGCGGTCGCGCAGCAGTACGCGAACGAGCCGGGGAAGATCAAGGACGCGGTTCACGCAGCGCGCGTGGCGGCCGTGGATGCGGTGCTTTAA